Proteins encoded in a region of the Aquila chrysaetos chrysaetos chromosome 25, bAquChr1.4, whole genome shotgun sequence genome:
- the LOC115335918 gene encoding uncharacterized protein LOC115335918, whose translation MGRLDDHAKRRIVELRRAGLSFRKIKKVLELDDIRVTPQAVYLFLKRKSVEPGSAAAGWDGDQPWPPLRGCEAEPPKPPGARPPAMPSGGPAGSRDTKEGIQIVSVASLCKDGGQLGEALPVGPPSGNGDDGSTSTPSASGGPATPPQHLPSRERLVTPPARSPALMVKKMIVDRALLPQKKVKDASTQTALPNPMSPGNQNLAWGGPVLPPGPSSHAIAEKLDAVQTEIQKLSQALHMVLERQCRLERQQDHQQRLQQEVLMTLQQLSSTVSHGAVPANQPCAPFSSMAEPSPTVPNFSQFKMELI comes from the exons ATGGGCCGGCTGGACGACCACGCCAAGAGGAGGATCGTGGAGCTGCGCAGGGCCGGGCTCAGCTTCCGCAAGATCAAGAAGGTGCTGGAGCTGGACGACATACGGGTGACGCCGCAGGCCGTGTACCTCTTCCTCAAGAGGAAGAGCGTGGAGCCGGGGTcggcagcagctggctgggacGGGGACCAGCCCTGGCCCCCGCTGCGGGGGTGCGAGGCTGAGCCACCCAAGCCGCCGGGTGCCCGGCCCCCCGCGATGCCCAGCGGGGGCCCTGCGGGCAGCCGAGACACCAAGGAGGGCATCCAGATCGTTAGCGTGGCCTCGCTCTGCAAGGATGGCGGGCAGCTCGGGGAGGCCCTGCCCGTGGGACCGCCCTCCGGGAACG GCGACGACGGCTCCACAAGCACCCCCTCAGCTTCGGGGGgcccagccacccccccccagcacctgccCAGCCGAGAGCGGCTGGTCACACCCCCCGCCAGGAGCCCAGCCCTGATGGTGAAGAAGATGATCGTGGACAGAGCTCTCCTCCCGCAGAAAAAG GTCAAAGACGCCAGCACTCAGACTGCCCTGCCAAACCCCATGAGTCCTGGAAATCAAAACCTTGCTTGGGGTGGACCAGTGCTTCCCCCAGGTCCCAGCTCCCATGCCATTGCCGAAAAGCTGGATGCTGTACAGACAGAGATCCAGAAGCTGAGCCAGGCCCTGCACATGGTGCTGGAGAGGCAGTGCCGCCTGGAGCGCCAGCAGGATCACCAGCAGcggctgcagcaggaggtgcTGATGAcgctgcagcagctcagctccaccGTGAGCCATGGCGCCGTGCCAGCGAACCAGCCCTGCGCCCCCTTCAGCAGCATGGCCGAGCCCTCGCCCACCGTGCCAAACTTCAGCCAGTTCAAGATGGAGCTCATCTGA